Proteins from a genomic interval of Pseudomonas silesiensis:
- the treR gene encoding trehalose operon repressor — MSKYNQIYSDLLASITTERLERGARLPSETELMDSYQASRGTVRKAIEQLQERGFAQKVHGKGTFVLSTNPIEFQLGGIVSFQETYPRLGNDVSTEVVEFTQFPLEGTLLEHIQAEEGSLITRIKRVRRIDGKRVILDINHFVSDVIPGLSRDIAEHSIYAFIEQTLQLQIAYAQRTIEAVPRSKDDQQHLDLDGQSHVIVVSNQTFLQDGRQFEYTESRHTLDKFYFSDVARR, encoded by the coding sequence ATGAGTAAATACAACCAGATCTACAGCGATCTGCTTGCCAGTATCACCACCGAACGCCTGGAACGCGGCGCCCGCTTGCCTTCCGAAACCGAATTGATGGACAGCTACCAGGCCAGTCGCGGCACCGTGCGCAAGGCCATCGAACAACTTCAGGAGCGCGGTTTCGCCCAGAAGGTCCACGGCAAAGGCACCTTCGTGCTGTCGACCAACCCGATCGAATTTCAGCTCGGGGGCATCGTCAGCTTCCAGGAGACCTACCCGCGGCTGGGCAACGACGTCAGTACCGAGGTGGTGGAATTCACGCAGTTCCCTCTTGAAGGTACTCTGCTGGAACACATCCAGGCTGAAGAAGGCAGCCTGATCACCCGGATCAAACGCGTGCGGCGGATCGACGGCAAACGGGTGATCCTCGACATCAACCATTTCGTCAGCGACGTGATCCCCGGCCTGTCCCGCGACATCGCCGAGCACTCGATCTACGCCTTCATCGAGCAGACCCTGCAACTGCAAATCGCCTATGCCCAGCGCACCATCGAAGCGGTGCCGCGGAGCAAGGATGACCAGCAACACCTGGACCTGGATGGCCAGAGTCATGTGATCGTGGTCAGCAACCAGACGTTTTTGCAGGATGGCAGGCAGTTCGAGTACACCGAATCGCGGCATACCCTGGACAAGTTCTACTTTTCGGATGTGGCACGGCGCTGA
- a CDS encoding helix-turn-helix transcriptional regulator, translating to MDYIFTLKYQLAQGDSDPDVLVERLYTEGCDDALVGVGLPGRLALEFTREAATAEAALLSALMDIKRIIPDARLVEVAPDFVGLTDIADIVGVSRQNMRKLMLTHGSSFPLAVHEGKASVWHLAEVLSWLDAKGGYNLEQPVIEVARIAQSVNLVKESRRVVALGAEWQALV from the coding sequence ATGGACTACATTTTCACCCTCAAATATCAACTCGCCCAGGGCGATAGCGATCCTGACGTATTGGTCGAACGCCTATACACCGAAGGATGCGATGACGCGTTGGTCGGTGTCGGTTTACCCGGCCGACTGGCGTTGGAGTTTACCCGCGAGGCCGCGACTGCCGAGGCGGCGCTGTTGAGCGCGCTGATGGACATCAAGCGCATCATTCCTGACGCGCGTCTGGTGGAGGTAGCGCCGGACTTCGTCGGTCTGACGGACATTGCCGACATCGTCGGCGTTTCGCGACAGAACATGCGCAAACTGATGCTCACTCACGGCAGCAGCTTCCCGTTGGCCGTGCATGAGGGCAAGGCCTCGGTCTGGCACCTGGCTGAGGTACTGAGCTGGCTGGATGCCAAGGGCGGCTACAACCTTGAGCAACCGGTCATCGAGGTCGCCCGTATCGCGCAAAGCGTCAATCTCGTCAAGGAATCGCGCCGGGTCGTCGCCCTGGGCGCCGAGTGGCAGGCCCTGGTTTGA
- the guaA gene encoding glutamine-hydrolyzing GMP synthase has translation MALDIHAHRILILDFGSQYTQLIARRVREIGVYCELHPFDMDDEAIREFAPKGVILAGGPESVHVADSPRCPQAVFDLGVPVFGICYGMQTMAEQLGGKVEGSELREFGYARVDVVGKSRLLDGIEDHIDADGLFGLDVWMSHGDKVTKMPEDFHILASTPSCPIAGMFNDARGYYGVQFHPEVTHTKQGGRILSRFILDICGCEALWTPSKIAEDAIANIRAQVGTDNVLLGLSGGVDSSVVAALLHKAIGDQLTCVFVDNGLLRLHEGEQVMAMFAENMGVKVIRANAEDQFLNNLAGESDPEKKRKIIGRTFIDVFDAQSNKLDNIKYLAQGTIYPDVIESAGAKSGKAHVIKSHHNVGGLPEEMNLKLVEPLRELFKDEVRRLGLELGLPYDMVYRHPFPGPGLGVRILGEVKKEYADLLRRADHIFIEELRKADWYHKVSQAFVVFQPVKSVGVVGDGRRYAWVVALRAVETIDFMTARWAHLPYELLETVSGRIINEIEGISRVTYDVSSKPPATIEWE, from the coding sequence ATGGCCCTCGACATTCACGCCCACCGCATCCTGATCCTCGACTTCGGTTCCCAGTACACCCAGCTGATCGCTCGCCGCGTGCGTGAAATCGGCGTGTACTGCGAACTGCATCCGTTCGATATGGATGACGAAGCGATTCGCGAATTCGCTCCCAAAGGCGTCATTCTCGCCGGCGGCCCCGAGTCCGTGCACGTCGCCGACAGCCCGCGCTGCCCGCAAGCGGTGTTTGACCTGGGCGTACCGGTCTTCGGTATCTGCTACGGCATGCAGACCATGGCTGAACAGCTGGGTGGCAAGGTCGAAGGTTCCGAATTGCGTGAGTTCGGTTACGCCCGTGTCGACGTGGTCGGCAAGAGCCGCCTGCTCGACGGCATCGAAGACCACATCGACGCCGACGGCCTGTTCGGCCTCGACGTGTGGATGAGTCACGGTGACAAGGTCACCAAGATGCCGGAAGACTTCCACATCCTGGCCAGCACCCCGAGCTGCCCGATTGCCGGCATGTTCAACGATGCCCGCGGCTATTACGGCGTGCAGTTCCACCCGGAAGTGACCCACACCAAGCAGGGCGGTCGCATCCTGTCGCGCTTCATCCTCGATATCTGCGGCTGTGAAGCGCTGTGGACGCCGTCGAAGATCGCTGAAGACGCCATCGCCAATATTCGCGCCCAAGTGGGCACCGACAACGTCTTGCTCGGCCTGTCCGGTGGCGTTGACTCCTCGGTGGTCGCCGCACTGCTGCACAAAGCCATCGGCGACCAGTTGACCTGCGTCTTTGTCGACAACGGCCTGCTGCGACTGCACGAAGGCGAGCAAGTGATGGCCATGTTCGCCGAGAACATGGGCGTCAAGGTGATCCGTGCCAACGCCGAAGACCAGTTCCTGAACAACCTGGCCGGCGAGTCCGACCCGGAGAAGAAGCGCAAGATCATCGGCCGTACCTTCATCGACGTGTTCGATGCCCAGTCCAACAAACTGGACAACATCAAGTACCTCGCCCAGGGCACCATCTACCCGGACGTGATCGAGTCGGCTGGCGCCAAAAGCGGCAAGGCCCACGTGATCAAGTCGCACCACAACGTGGGTGGCCTGCCGGAAGAAATGAACCTCAAGCTGGTTGAACCCCTGCGCGAGCTGTTCAAGGACGAAGTCCGTCGTCTGGGCCTGGAACTCGGCCTGCCGTACGACATGGTCTACCGTCACCCGTTCCCAGGCCCGGGCTTGGGCGTGCGGATCCTCGGTGAAGTGAAAAAGGAATACGCCGACCTGTTGCGTCGCGCCGACCACATCTTCATCGAAGAACTGCGCAAGGCCGACTGGTACCACAAGGTCAGCCAGGCCTTCGTGGTGTTCCAGCCGGTGAAATCGGTTGGCGTGGTCGGCGACGGCCGTCGTTACGCCTGGGTCGTGGCCCTGCGTGCCGTGGAAACCATCGACTTCATGACCGCGCGTTGGGCACACCTGCCTTACGAACTGCTGGAAACTGTTTCCGGCCGGATCATCAATGAAATCGAAGGCATCTCCCGCGTCACTTATGACGTGTCGAGCAAGCCGCCAGCGACCATTGAGTGGGAGTGA